The proteins below come from a single Excalfactoria chinensis isolate bCotChi1 chromosome 7, bCotChi1.hap2, whole genome shotgun sequence genomic window:
- the NUP35 gene encoding nucleoporin NUP35 isoform X2: MAGFAMDPPPAAEPMTLGSPTSPKPGASAQFLPGFLMGDLPAPITPQPRALSGPAVGAMDVRSPLLAGGSPPQPVVPTHKDKSGAPPVRSIYDELSSPGLGSSPLTSRRAGSFSLTQSPLVGNIPSTPGTASSMFSPASIGQPRKTTLSPAQLDPFYTQGDSLTSEDQLDDTWVTVFGFPQASASYILLQFAQYGNILKHVMSNTGNWMHIRYQSKLQARKALSKDGRIFGESIMIGVKPCIDKSVMENFERSSTSSMSSVFTPPSKTIGTPIQPANTTKISTMRPLATAYKASTSDYQVVSDRQTPKKDESIVSKAMEYVFGW; encoded by the exons ATGGCCGGCTTCGCCATGGATCCGCCTCCCGCAG CGGAGCCGATGACGCTGGGTTCCCCCACGTCCCCCAAGCCGGGCGCCAGCGCTCAGTTCCTGCCCGGCTTCCTGATGGGTGACCTGCCCGCGCCCATCACGCCGCAGCCGCGCGCCCTGAGTGGCCCTGCCGTGGGCGCCATGGACGTCAGGTCTCCTCTGCTGGCAG GTGGCTCTCCCCCACAGCCAGTAGTCCCTACACATAAAGATAAAAGTGGTGCTCCGCCGGTTAGAAGCATATATGATGAATTATCTAGTCCTGGACTTGGATCTTCACCGCTAACCTCCAGAAGAGCG GGCAGTTTTTCCCTAACGCAGAGCCCATTGGTTGGAAACATACCATCGACTCCTGGAACAG CTTCAAGTATGTTCAGCCCTGCAAGTATTGGGCAGCCTAGAAAGACTACTCTGTCTCCAGCTCAACTAGATCCTTTCTATACTCAGGGAGATTCCCTGACTTCAGAAGATCAACTAGACGACACATGGGTAACTGTATTTGG GTTTCCCCAAGCATCCGCTTCCTATATTCTTCTACAGTTTGCTCAGTATGGAAACATATTAAAGCATGTG ATGTCCAACACGGGAAACTGGATGCATATTCGATATCAGTCTAAGCTTCAAGCCCGAAAAGCCTTAAGCAAAGATGGAAGAATTTTTGGTGAATCCATCATGATTGGTGTCAAACCTTGTATAGATAAA AGCGTGATGGAAAACTTTGAAAGAAGCTCCACATCTTCAATGTCTTCAGTTTTTACTCCACCTTCAAAAACCATAGGCACACCAATACAACCTGCAAATACTACGAAGATTTCTACAATGAGACCTCTTGCAACAGCATATAAAGCTTCCACTAGTGACTACCAG GTGGTTTCTGACAGACAGACCCCTAAGAAAGACGAAAGCATTGTATCAAAAGCAATGGAATATGTGTTCGGCTGGTAA
- the DUSP19 gene encoding dual specificity protein phosphatase 19, with product MQSLAQEIRSFSRANLRKQRTRVTTLTGRRVIETWRGACLQVEEEAEAVPGGGFVKDLSCDLQVGAARPWLLLGSQDAAHDLETLRKHKVTHILNVAYGVQNAFVNDFIYKTISILDLPETDITSYFPECFEFIEKAKMQDGVVLVHCNAGVSRAAAIVIGFLMNSERLSFASAFSLVKSARPSICPNPGFMEQLHKYQEQNVKANGSINHHD from the exons ATGCAGTCCCTCGCACAGGAGATCAGGAGTTTCTCCAGGGCCAACCTGCGGAAGCAGCGCACGCGGGTGACGACGCTGACGGGCCGGAGGGTCATCGAGACGTGGCGGGGCGCGTGCctgcaggtggaggaggaggcggaggcGGTGCCCGGCGGCGGCTTCGTGAAGGACCTGAGCTGCGACCTGCAGGTCGGCGCCGCGCggccctggctgctgctgg GGTCGCAGGATGCCGCTCACGATCTGGAGACCCTCAGGAAGCATAAG gtTACACatattctaaatgtggcctaTGGAGTCCAAAATGCCTTCGTTAATGACTTTATATACAAGACCATATCAATTTTGGACCTTCCAGAAACAGATATCACCTCCTACTTCCCAGAATGTTTTGAGTTTATTGAGAAAGCCAAGATGCAG GATGGCGTGGTCCTGGTCCACTGTAATGCGGGAGTGTCCCGTGCAGCAGCAATAGTCATCGGTTTTCTGATGAATTCAGAAAGACTGAGTTTTGCTTCAGCCTTTTCCTTGGTAAAAAGTGCGAGGCCTTCGATTTGTCCCAATCCTGGCTTCATGGAGCAGCTTCACAAGTACCAAGAGCAAAATGTAAAGGCGAATGGAAGCATAAACCATCACGACTGa
- the NUP35 gene encoding nucleoporin NUP35 isoform X1 has product MAGFAMDPPPAAAEPMTLGSPTSPKPGASAQFLPGFLMGDLPAPITPQPRALSGPAVGAMDVRSPLLAGGSPPQPVVPTHKDKSGAPPVRSIYDELSSPGLGSSPLTSRRAGSFSLTQSPLVGNIPSTPGTASSMFSPASIGQPRKTTLSPAQLDPFYTQGDSLTSEDQLDDTWVTVFGFPQASASYILLQFAQYGNILKHVMSNTGNWMHIRYQSKLQARKALSKDGRIFGESIMIGVKPCIDKSVMENFERSSTSSMSSVFTPPSKTIGTPIQPANTTKISTMRPLATAYKASTSDYQVVSDRQTPKKDESIVSKAMEYVFGW; this is encoded by the exons ATGGCCGGCTTCGCCATGGATCCGCCTCCCGCAG CAGCGGAGCCGATGACGCTGGGTTCCCCCACGTCCCCCAAGCCGGGCGCCAGCGCTCAGTTCCTGCCCGGCTTCCTGATGGGTGACCTGCCCGCGCCCATCACGCCGCAGCCGCGCGCCCTGAGTGGCCCTGCCGTGGGCGCCATGGACGTCAGGTCTCCTCTGCTGGCAG GTGGCTCTCCCCCACAGCCAGTAGTCCCTACACATAAAGATAAAAGTGGTGCTCCGCCGGTTAGAAGCATATATGATGAATTATCTAGTCCTGGACTTGGATCTTCACCGCTAACCTCCAGAAGAGCG GGCAGTTTTTCCCTAACGCAGAGCCCATTGGTTGGAAACATACCATCGACTCCTGGAACAG CTTCAAGTATGTTCAGCCCTGCAAGTATTGGGCAGCCTAGAAAGACTACTCTGTCTCCAGCTCAACTAGATCCTTTCTATACTCAGGGAGATTCCCTGACTTCAGAAGATCAACTAGACGACACATGGGTAACTGTATTTGG GTTTCCCCAAGCATCCGCTTCCTATATTCTTCTACAGTTTGCTCAGTATGGAAACATATTAAAGCATGTG ATGTCCAACACGGGAAACTGGATGCATATTCGATATCAGTCTAAGCTTCAAGCCCGAAAAGCCTTAAGCAAAGATGGAAGAATTTTTGGTGAATCCATCATGATTGGTGTCAAACCTTGTATAGATAAA AGCGTGATGGAAAACTTTGAAAGAAGCTCCACATCTTCAATGTCTTCAGTTTTTACTCCACCTTCAAAAACCATAGGCACACCAATACAACCTGCAAATACTACGAAGATTTCTACAATGAGACCTCTTGCAACAGCATATAAAGCTTCCACTAGTGACTACCAG GTGGTTTCTGACAGACAGACCCCTAAGAAAGACGAAAGCATTGTATCAAAAGCAATGGAATATGTGTTCGGCTGGTAA